From Saccopteryx leptura isolate mSacLep1 chromosome 3, mSacLep1_pri_phased_curated, whole genome shotgun sequence, one genomic window encodes:
- the LOC136400972 gene encoding gem-associated protein 6-like isoform X2 has translation MAAMNEWMKKGPLEWQDYTYKEVRVTASEKEYKGWVLTTDPVSASIVLVNFLEDGSMHVTGIMGHAVQTVEIVNEEDHRVKEKLMHLFTSGDCKAYNLEDLEKKKNSPKKWLEKNYIPVTEQGDSPRTLCVAGVLTIEPPYGPEDCSSSNEIILSRVQDLIQGHLAASQ, from the exons ATGGCAgctatgaatgaatggatgaagaaaggTCCTTTAGAATGGCAAGATTACACTTACAAGGAGGTCAGAGTGACAGCGAGTGAGAAGGAGTATAAAGGATGGGTTTTAACCACGGACCCAGTCTCTGCCAG TATTGTCCTTGTGAACTTCCTTGAAGATGGCAGCATGCATGTGACCGGAATTATGGGACATGCTGTGCAGACGGTTGAAATTGTGAATGAAGAGGACCATAGGGTGAAAGAGAAGCTGATGCATTTGTTCACATCTGGAGACTGCAAGGCATACAACCTTGaggacttggaaaagaaaaagaacagcccaAAGAAATGGCTCGAGAAGAACTACATCCCTGTCACTGAACAGGGAGATTCACCAAGGACACTCTGTGTGGCAGGGGTCCTGACTATAGAGCCACCATATGGTCCAGAAGATTGCAGTAGTTCTAATGAAATTATTCTATCCCGTGTTCAGGATCTTATTCAAGGACATCTTGCGGCTTCCCAATGA
- the LOC136400972 gene encoding gem-associated protein 6-like isoform X1 translates to MRHPEEIVTNPEVGPLSGGCLGNRQRAGRSSQMAAMNEWMKKGPLEWQDYTYKEVRVTASEKEYKGWVLTTDPVSASIVLVNFLEDGSMHVTGIMGHAVQTVEIVNEEDHRVKEKLMHLFTSGDCKAYNLEDLEKKKNSPKKWLEKNYIPVTEQGDSPRTLCVAGVLTIEPPYGPEDCSSSNEIILSRVQDLIQGHLAASQ, encoded by the exons ATGCGTCATCCAGAGGAGATTGTGACAAATCCGGAGGTCGGGCCCCTTTCTGGAGGATGCCTCGGAAACCGCCAAAGAGCGGGACG ATCTAGCCAGATGGCAgctatgaatgaatggatgaagaaaggTCCTTTAGAATGGCAAGATTACACTTACAAGGAGGTCAGAGTGACAGCGAGTGAGAAGGAGTATAAAGGATGGGTTTTAACCACGGACCCAGTCTCTGCCAG TATTGTCCTTGTGAACTTCCTTGAAGATGGCAGCATGCATGTGACCGGAATTATGGGACATGCTGTGCAGACGGTTGAAATTGTGAATGAAGAGGACCATAGGGTGAAAGAGAAGCTGATGCATTTGTTCACATCTGGAGACTGCAAGGCATACAACCTTGaggacttggaaaagaaaaagaacagcccaAAGAAATGGCTCGAGAAGAACTACATCCCTGTCACTGAACAGGGAGATTCACCAAGGACACTCTGTGTGGCAGGGGTCCTGACTATAGAGCCACCATATGGTCCAGAAGATTGCAGTAGTTCTAATGAAATTATTCTATCCCGTGTTCAGGATCTTATTCAAGGACATCTTGCGGCTTCCCAATGA